From Vigna unguiculata cultivar IT97K-499-35 chromosome 5, ASM411807v1, whole genome shotgun sequence, the proteins below share one genomic window:
- the LOC114185639 gene encoding G-type lectin S-receptor-like serine/threonine-protein kinase At1g11300 produces MGFNSHANLFFVLFMLCFYVLDVCIAIDSITSSQSIKDPETLISQDGNFTLGFFIPPNSTNTYVGIWWKSQSTVVWVANRNQPLNDSSGVVTFSEDGNLVVLNGQNQVLWSSTFESNTSTTNTSAHISDEGKLELTETTTGNSLWDSFQQPSDTLLPQMKISSNRTGRGVRLTSWKNPSNPSVGNFSLGVVESGKIVQVFIWNETRPYWRTGPWSGGIFTGVEQMASAYLNSFTVVDGEVSYNPSASEFGIYILNSQGQFEEKSWDDEKKELEVSWTSKQSDCDVYGVCGSFAICDAQSQGTNGSPICSCLKGFEPNNKEEWDAQNWTSGCFRSTPLQCERAKGQNTTMDTNEDEFLELQMVKVPDFSEWSSAEPETCRNQCLENCSCVAYSHDDGIGCMSWTDNLLDIQQLSNRGLRLYVRVDSSELEHDEGKKTTIIISVTVIIGIVIMVTCACIMWRRTSCRPTKTWYSIKSAMKRGKKGFLYFKNDEPFEQTGNKVFEELSRVKLQELLLFDFEKLATATNNFHQSNQLGQGGFGPVYKGKLQDGQEIAVKRLSRASGQGQEEFMNEVVVISKLQHRNLVRLFGCCIEGDEKMLIYEYLPNKSLDVLIFDPSKSKLVDWRKRCSIIEGIARGLLYLHRDSRLRIIHRDLKTSNILLDEDLNPKISDFGMARIFGGTEDHANTNRIVGTYGYMSPEYAMQGLFSEKSDVFSFGVLLLEIVSGRRNSSFYDDEHSLTLLGFTWAQWKEGNILSLIDSEIYDPNDDEDMLRVTHIGLLCVQEVASDRPTMATVVSMLNSDVVFLPPPSQPAFIRVQNVVNSEPSEENQRVCSMNIISITEIRGR; encoded by the exons ATGGGTTTCAACAGCCATGCAAacttgttctttgttttgttcatGCTGTGTTTTTATGTGTTGGACGTTTGTATTGCCATAGACAGCATCACATCATCACAATCCATCAAGGACCCAGAAACTCTAATCTCCCAAGATGGTAACTTCACTTTGGGGTTCTTCATTCCTCCAAACTCCACAAACACTTACGTTGGAATTTGGTGGAAGTCTCAATCCACAGTCGTATGGGTTGCTAACAGAAATCAACCACTCAATGATTCTTCAGGAGTTGTTACCTTTTCTGAAGATGGCAATCTTGTGGTGCTGAATGGACAGAATCAAGTTCTTTGGTCGTCAACATTTGAGTCAAACACATCAACCACCAATACAAGTGCACATATTTCAGACGAGGGGAAGCTAGAACTCACAGAAACCACAACGGGGAACAGCTTATGGGATAGTTTTCAACAACCTTCAGATACATTACTGCCCCAAATGAAAATTTCAAGCAATAGAACAGGTAGGGGAGTAAGACTTACATCATGGAAGAACCCTTCTAATCCCTCTGTTGGGAACTTCTCTTTAGGTGTTGTTGAAAGCGGAAAAATCGTTCAAGTCTTCATCTGGAATGAAACTCGACCATACTGGCGCACTGGGCCCTGGAGTGGTGGGATCTTTACAGGGGTAGAGCAGATGGCTAGTGCATATCTAAATAGTTTTACGGTTGTAGATGGTGAAGTCTCTTATAACCCAAGTGCATCTGAATTCGGAATCTACATTCTGAATTCTCAAGGTCAGTTTGAAGAAAAAAGTTGGGATGATGAGAAGAAAGAACTAGAAGTTTCGTGGACGAGTAAACAATCGGATTGTGATGTTTATGGTGTATGCGGGTCGTTCGCAATCTGCGATGCACAGAGTCAAGGAACAAATGGCTCACCAATATGCAGCTGTTTGAAAGGGTTTGAGCCAAACAACAAAGAGGAATGGGATGCACAAAACTGGACTAGTGGATGTTTCAGGAGTACACCCTTGCAGTGTGAAAGAGCCAAAGGTCAAAACACAACTATGGATAcaaatgaagatgaatttttgGAACTGCAAATGGTGAAAGTTCCAGATTTTTCTGAATGGTCTAGTGCTGAGCCAGAGACATGCAGAAACCAATGCTTGGAAAATTGCTCTTGTGTTGCGTATTCTCACGATGATGGGATTGGTTGTATGTCTTGGACTGACAATCTACTAGACATCCAACAACTCTCAAATCGAGGACTTCGTCTATATGTTCGTGTAGACTCTTCTGAACTTGAACACG ATGAAGGGAAAAAGACAACAATTATCATTTCAGTAACAGTGATAATAGGAATTGTGATCATGGTCACTTGTGCATGTATAATGTGGAGGAGGACTTCCTGTCGGCCAA CTAAAACATGGTACTCCATCAAATCAGCTATGAAAAGGGGCAAGAAaggttttttatatttcaagaaTGATGAACCATTCGAACAAACAGGCAACAAAGTATTTGAAGAACTGTCACGAGTTAAACTACAGGAGCTGCTCCTGTTTGATTTCGAAAAGCTTGCAACAGCCACGAACAACTTCCACCAGTCCAACCAGCTTGGGCAGGGTGGTTTTGGTCCTGTGTACAAG ggGAAACTGCAAGATGGACAAGAAATAGCAGTTAAAAGACTTTCTAGAGCATCTGGACAAGGTCAAGAAGAATTCATGAATGAAGTAGTGGTCATTTCCAAGCTTCAACACCGTAATCTTGTAAGACTTTTTGGCTGCTGCATTGAAGGTGACGAAAAGATGTTGATCTATGAATACTTGCCAAATAAAAGCTTGGATGTGTTAATCTTTG ATCCATCAAAAAGTAAACTCGTAGATTGGAGGAAGCGGTGCAGCATAATAGAAGGAATAGCTCGAGGATTGCTATATCTTCACAGGGACTCCAGACTAAGAATCATACACAGAGATTTGAAGACAAGTAATATCTTGTTAGATGAAGACctaaatccaaaaatatcagACTTTGGTATGGCTAGAATCTTTGGAGGAACAGAAGATCACGCTAATACTAATAGGATTGTTGGGACATA TGGCTACATGTCCCCTGAATATGCAATGCAAGGACTGTTTTCAGAGAAATCGGATGTGTTTAGCTTTGGTGTTTTGCTGCTAGAGATTGTTAGTGGAAGAAGAAACTCAAGCTTTTATGATGATGAGCATTCTCTTACCCTTTTAGGATTT ACCTGGGCACAGTGGAAAGAAGgcaatatattatctttaatagATTCAGAAATATATGATCCTAATGATGATGAAGATATGTTAAGGGTCACTCACATAGGACTTttatgtgtacaagaagttgctTCAGACAGACCCACAATGGCAACAGTAGTTTCTATGCTTAACAGTGATGTTGTGTTTCTTCCTCCTCCAAGTCAACCTGCATTCATCCGGGTGCAAAATGTGGTTAATTCAGAGCCGTCTGAAGAAAATCAAAGAGTTTGTTCCAtgaatattattagtattaccGAAATCCGTGGTAGGTAG
- the LOC114184881 gene encoding G-type lectin S-receptor-like serine/threonine-protein kinase At1g11300 isoform X1, with protein sequence MDYTNYKNMFFAFIITCFLFSDIVCATDTITSSQFIKDNETITSSGGNYTLGFFTPHNSTKRYVGIWWQPKFTVVWVANRNKPLNDSSGVVTISKDGDLEVLNGQNHVIWSTNVSNVGSNTTSKLLDSGNLVLRENSSGTIIWESFQHPSNALLTNMKISTNKVTGEKVKLTSWRSPSDPSTGSFSISVERLSIPEVFMWNETRPFWRTGQWNKKIFTGMPYMKTYYLEGGHVGDDGEGNVEFHYKGVQEIGFTIYIVNSAGNYEERWWDGERKEWVVTWNSHQFECDVYGVCGPFAVCNSESSPTCSCLKGFEPRNKEEWNRKNWTSGCFRRTPLQCERDSNQNKSADHTEDGFLEMKMVKVPDFADGSSLRLQPDMCRSRCLENCSCIAYSYDADIGCMSWTENLIDITQFSNGGLDLHVRVAYTELAEKERNRTIIIIVTGTVGTTLILICAYIMWKRISTGHVEIIKRFLQFNGGGAPQEYINDNAFGDLSQVKLQELLTIRFENLVTATNKFHASNKLGEGGFGPVYKGQLNDGREIAVKRLSRASGQGLEEFMNEVVVISKLQHRNLVRLLGCCIEGEEKMLIYEYMPNNSLDKYIFDPSKDKVLHWRKRFSIIEGVARGMLYLHRDSRLKIIHRDLKASNILLDVELNPKISDFGMARIFGGNEDEANTKRIVGTYGYMSPEYAMQGLFSEKSDVFSFGVLVLEIVSGRRNSSFYDEENYLTLLGFAWIQWTEDNVPSLINQGIYDPKLHKYFYRCIHIGLLCVQEYAADRPNMATVISMLNSEIPDLPPPRKPAFILRENMLSSLSYVRGYDLNSLNSISISDIHGR encoded by the exons ATGGATTACACCAACTACAAAAACATGTTCTTCGCTTTCATCataacatgttttcttttttcagatATTGTTTGTGCCACAGACACCATCACATCATCTCAGTTCATCAAGGACAATGAAACTATAACCTCCTCTGGTGGCAACTACACCTTGGGATTCTTCACCCCTCATAACTCCACAAAACGTTATGTGGGAATTTGGTGGCAACCCAAATTCACTGTCGTATGGGTGGCTAACAGAAACAAACCACTGAATGATTCTTCTGGAGTTGTTACCATATCTAAAGATGGCGACCTTGAGGTGTTGAATGGTCAGAATCATGTAATTTGGTCAACAAATGTGTCAAACGTTGGATCCAACACTACTTCTAAACTCTTGGATTCTGGGAACCTTGTGCTTCGGGAGAACTCATCAGGAACAATTATATGGGAGAGTTTCCAGCATCCCTCAAATGCTTTGTTAACCAATATGAAGATTTCAACTAACAAAGTAACTGGTGAAAAAGTAAAACTAACATCATGGAGAAGCCCTTCTGATCCATCCACTGGTAGCTTTTCTATAAGTGTTGAACGTCTTAGTATACCTGAAGTGTTCATGTGGAATGAAACTCGTCCCTTCTGGCGCACGGGTCAATGGAATAAAAAGATCTTTACTGGGATGCCCTATATGAAAACGTATTATCTGGAAGGGGGACATGTTGGAGATGACGGGGAAGGAAATGTTGAATTCCATTACAAGGGAGTACAAGAGATTGGCTTCACAATCTATATTGTGAATTCAGCGGGCAATTATGAAGAGAGATGGTGGGATGGGGAGAGGAAAGAATGGGTAGTCACATGGAATAGTCATCAATTTGAGTGTGATGTTTATGGTGTGTGTGGACCTTTTGCAGTTTGTAATTCTGAAAGCTCACCTACATGCAGCTGTTTGAAAGGGTTTGAGCCAAGAAACAAAGAGGAATGGAATAGAAAAAACTGGACTAGTGGATGTTTCAGGAGAACACCTCTGCAGTGTGAAAGAGACAGCAACCAAAACAAAAGTGCAGATCATACAGAAGATGGATTTTTGGAAATGAAAATGGTCAAAGTTCCAGATTTTGCAGATGGGTCATCCCTCAGACTTCAACCAGACATGTGCAGAAGCCGATGTTTGGAAAATTGTTCATGCATTGCATACTCATATGATGCTGATATTGGTTGTATGTCTTGGACTGAGAATCTAATTGACATAACACAATTCTCAAACGGAGGACTTGATCTACATGTACGAGTAGCCTACACAGAACTTG cagagaaagagagaaacagGACAATCATCATTATTGTTACAGGGACAGTAGGAACTACCTTAATTCTCATTTGTGCATACATCATGTGGAAAAGGATTTCTACTGGCCACG TAGAGATCATCAAAAGATTCCTTCAGTTTAATGGAGGTGGAGCACCTCAAGAATATATAAATGACAATGCATTTGGTGATCTCTCACAAGTCAAACTCCAGGAGCTTTTAACAATTAGATTTGAAAATCTGGTAACCGCCACAAACAAATTTCACGCATCGAACAAACTAGGAGAGGGTGGTTTTGGTCCGGTCTACAAG GGGCAATTGAACGATGGCAGGGAAATTGCAGTTAAAAGACTTTCTAGAGCCTCTGGACAAGGTTTAGAAGAGTTCATGAATGAAGTTGTAGTCATTTCCAAGCTTCAACACCGCAATCTTGTGAGACTTCTTGGTTGTTGTATTGAAGGGGAGGAAAAAATGCTGATTTATGAGTACATGCCAAATAACAGTTTGGACAAATATATCTTTG ATCCATCAAAAGATAAGGTTCTTCATTGGAGAAAACGCTTTAGCATAATAGAAGGAGTTGCTCGAGGAATGCTTTATCTTCACAGAGACTCCAGGCTAAAAATCATCCACAGGGACTTGAAGGCAAGTAATATCTTGTTGGATGTGGAGCTAAATCCAAAGATATCTGACTTTGGTATGGCTAGAATCTTTGGTGGGAATGAGGATGAGGCAAACACTAAGAGAATCGTGGGAACATA TGGCTATATGTCTCCTGAGTATGCAATGCAAGGACTGTTCTCTGAAAAATCAGATGTGTTCAGTTTTGGGGTTTTGGTACTTGAGATTGTTAGTGGAAGACGAAATTCAAGCttttatgatgaagaaaattaTCTTACCCTTTTAGGATTT GCCTGGATACAGTGGACAGAAGACAACGTTCCCTCACTAATAAATCAAGGAATATATGATCCTAAgcttcataaatatttttataggtGCATACATATAGGACTTCTATGTGTCCAAGAATATGCAGCAGATAGGCCAAATATGGCTACTGTAATTTCTATGCTAAACAGTGAGATTCCGGATCTTCCTCCTCCAAGGAAACCTGCATTCATCCTGAGGGAAAATATGTTAAGTTCACTTTCCTATGTAAGAGGATATGACTTGAACTCCCTCAACTCTATCAGTATTTCGGACATACATGGCAGATAG
- the LOC114184881 gene encoding G-type lectin S-receptor-like serine/threonine-protein kinase At1g11300 isoform X2 produces MDYTNYKNMFFAFIITCFLFSDIVCATDTITSSQFIKDNETITSSGGNYTLGFFTPHNSTKRYVGIWWQPKFTVVWVANRNKPLNDSSGVVTISKDGDLEVLNGQNHVIWSTNVSNVGSNTTSKLLDSGNLVLRENSSGTIIWESFQHPSNALLTNMKISTNKVTGEKVKLTSWRSPSDPSTGSFSISVERLSIPEVFMWNETRPFWRTGQWNKKIFTGMPYMKTYYLEGGHVGDDGEGNVEFHYKGVQEIGFTIYIVNSAGNYEERWWDGERKEWVVTWNSHQFECDVYGVCGPFAVCNSESSPTCSCLKGFEPRNKEEWNRKNWTSGCFRRTPLQCERDSNQNKSADHTEDGFLEMKMVKVPDFADGSSLRLQPDMCRSRCLENCSCIAYSYDADIGCMSWTENLIDITQFSNGGLDLHVRVAYTELAEKERNRTIIIIVTGTVGTTLILICAYIMWKRISTGHEIIKRFLQFNGGGAPQEYINDNAFGDLSQVKLQELLTIRFENLVTATNKFHASNKLGEGGFGPVYKGQLNDGREIAVKRLSRASGQGLEEFMNEVVVISKLQHRNLVRLLGCCIEGEEKMLIYEYMPNNSLDKYIFDPSKDKVLHWRKRFSIIEGVARGMLYLHRDSRLKIIHRDLKASNILLDVELNPKISDFGMARIFGGNEDEANTKRIVGTYGYMSPEYAMQGLFSEKSDVFSFGVLVLEIVSGRRNSSFYDEENYLTLLGFAWIQWTEDNVPSLINQGIYDPKLHKYFYRCIHIGLLCVQEYAADRPNMATVISMLNSEIPDLPPPRKPAFILRENMLSSLSYVRGYDLNSLNSISISDIHGR; encoded by the exons ATGGATTACACCAACTACAAAAACATGTTCTTCGCTTTCATCataacatgttttcttttttcagatATTGTTTGTGCCACAGACACCATCACATCATCTCAGTTCATCAAGGACAATGAAACTATAACCTCCTCTGGTGGCAACTACACCTTGGGATTCTTCACCCCTCATAACTCCACAAAACGTTATGTGGGAATTTGGTGGCAACCCAAATTCACTGTCGTATGGGTGGCTAACAGAAACAAACCACTGAATGATTCTTCTGGAGTTGTTACCATATCTAAAGATGGCGACCTTGAGGTGTTGAATGGTCAGAATCATGTAATTTGGTCAACAAATGTGTCAAACGTTGGATCCAACACTACTTCTAAACTCTTGGATTCTGGGAACCTTGTGCTTCGGGAGAACTCATCAGGAACAATTATATGGGAGAGTTTCCAGCATCCCTCAAATGCTTTGTTAACCAATATGAAGATTTCAACTAACAAAGTAACTGGTGAAAAAGTAAAACTAACATCATGGAGAAGCCCTTCTGATCCATCCACTGGTAGCTTTTCTATAAGTGTTGAACGTCTTAGTATACCTGAAGTGTTCATGTGGAATGAAACTCGTCCCTTCTGGCGCACGGGTCAATGGAATAAAAAGATCTTTACTGGGATGCCCTATATGAAAACGTATTATCTGGAAGGGGGACATGTTGGAGATGACGGGGAAGGAAATGTTGAATTCCATTACAAGGGAGTACAAGAGATTGGCTTCACAATCTATATTGTGAATTCAGCGGGCAATTATGAAGAGAGATGGTGGGATGGGGAGAGGAAAGAATGGGTAGTCACATGGAATAGTCATCAATTTGAGTGTGATGTTTATGGTGTGTGTGGACCTTTTGCAGTTTGTAATTCTGAAAGCTCACCTACATGCAGCTGTTTGAAAGGGTTTGAGCCAAGAAACAAAGAGGAATGGAATAGAAAAAACTGGACTAGTGGATGTTTCAGGAGAACACCTCTGCAGTGTGAAAGAGACAGCAACCAAAACAAAAGTGCAGATCATACAGAAGATGGATTTTTGGAAATGAAAATGGTCAAAGTTCCAGATTTTGCAGATGGGTCATCCCTCAGACTTCAACCAGACATGTGCAGAAGCCGATGTTTGGAAAATTGTTCATGCATTGCATACTCATATGATGCTGATATTGGTTGTATGTCTTGGACTGAGAATCTAATTGACATAACACAATTCTCAAACGGAGGACTTGATCTACATGTACGAGTAGCCTACACAGAACTTG cagagaaagagagaaacagGACAATCATCATTATTGTTACAGGGACAGTAGGAACTACCTTAATTCTCATTTGTGCATACATCATGTGGAAAAGGATTTCTACTGGCCACG AGATCATCAAAAGATTCCTTCAGTTTAATGGAGGTGGAGCACCTCAAGAATATATAAATGACAATGCATTTGGTGATCTCTCACAAGTCAAACTCCAGGAGCTTTTAACAATTAGATTTGAAAATCTGGTAACCGCCACAAACAAATTTCACGCATCGAACAAACTAGGAGAGGGTGGTTTTGGTCCGGTCTACAAG GGGCAATTGAACGATGGCAGGGAAATTGCAGTTAAAAGACTTTCTAGAGCCTCTGGACAAGGTTTAGAAGAGTTCATGAATGAAGTTGTAGTCATTTCCAAGCTTCAACACCGCAATCTTGTGAGACTTCTTGGTTGTTGTATTGAAGGGGAGGAAAAAATGCTGATTTATGAGTACATGCCAAATAACAGTTTGGACAAATATATCTTTG ATCCATCAAAAGATAAGGTTCTTCATTGGAGAAAACGCTTTAGCATAATAGAAGGAGTTGCTCGAGGAATGCTTTATCTTCACAGAGACTCCAGGCTAAAAATCATCCACAGGGACTTGAAGGCAAGTAATATCTTGTTGGATGTGGAGCTAAATCCAAAGATATCTGACTTTGGTATGGCTAGAATCTTTGGTGGGAATGAGGATGAGGCAAACACTAAGAGAATCGTGGGAACATA TGGCTATATGTCTCCTGAGTATGCAATGCAAGGACTGTTCTCTGAAAAATCAGATGTGTTCAGTTTTGGGGTTTTGGTACTTGAGATTGTTAGTGGAAGACGAAATTCAAGCttttatgatgaagaaaattaTCTTACCCTTTTAGGATTT GCCTGGATACAGTGGACAGAAGACAACGTTCCCTCACTAATAAATCAAGGAATATATGATCCTAAgcttcataaatatttttataggtGCATACATATAGGACTTCTATGTGTCCAAGAATATGCAGCAGATAGGCCAAATATGGCTACTGTAATTTCTATGCTAAACAGTGAGATTCCGGATCTTCCTCCTCCAAGGAAACCTGCATTCATCCTGAGGGAAAATATGTTAAGTTCACTTTCCTATGTAAGAGGATATGACTTGAACTCCCTCAACTCTATCAGTATTTCGGACATACATGGCAGATAG
- the LOC114184881 gene encoding G-type lectin S-receptor-like serine/threonine-protein kinase At1g11300 isoform X3: MDYTNYKNMFFAFIITCFLFSDIVCATDTITSSQFIKDNETITSSGGNYTLGFFTPHNSTKRYVGIWWQPKFTVVWVANRNKPLNDSSGVVTISKDGDLEVLNGQNHVIWSTNVSNVGSNTTSKLLDSGNLVLRENSSGTIIWESFQHPSNALLTNMKISTNKVTGEKVKLTSWRSPSDPSTGSFSISVERLSIPEVFMWNETRPFWRTGQWNKKIFTGMPYMKTYYLEGGHVGDDGEGNVEFHYKGVQEIGFTIYIVNSAGNYEERWWDGERKEWVVTWNSHQFECDVYGVCGPFAVCNSESSPTCSCLKGFEPRNKEEWNRKNWTSGCFRRTPLQCERDSNQNKSADHTEDGFLEMKMVKVPDFADGSSLRLQPDMCRSRCLENCSCIAYSYDADIGCMSWTENLIDITQFSNGGLDLHVRVAYTELEKERNRTIIIIVTGTVGTTLILICAYIMWKRISTGHVEIIKRFLQFNGGGAPQEYINDNAFGDLSQVKLQELLTIRFENLVTATNKFHASNKLGEGGFGPVYKGQLNDGREIAVKRLSRASGQGLEEFMNEVVVISKLQHRNLVRLLGCCIEGEEKMLIYEYMPNNSLDKYIFDPSKDKVLHWRKRFSIIEGVARGMLYLHRDSRLKIIHRDLKASNILLDVELNPKISDFGMARIFGGNEDEANTKRIVGTYGYMSPEYAMQGLFSEKSDVFSFGVLVLEIVSGRRNSSFYDEENYLTLLGFAWIQWTEDNVPSLINQGIYDPKLHKYFYRCIHIGLLCVQEYAADRPNMATVISMLNSEIPDLPPPRKPAFILRENMLSSLSYVRGYDLNSLNSISISDIHGR; this comes from the exons ATGGATTACACCAACTACAAAAACATGTTCTTCGCTTTCATCataacatgttttcttttttcagatATTGTTTGTGCCACAGACACCATCACATCATCTCAGTTCATCAAGGACAATGAAACTATAACCTCCTCTGGTGGCAACTACACCTTGGGATTCTTCACCCCTCATAACTCCACAAAACGTTATGTGGGAATTTGGTGGCAACCCAAATTCACTGTCGTATGGGTGGCTAACAGAAACAAACCACTGAATGATTCTTCTGGAGTTGTTACCATATCTAAAGATGGCGACCTTGAGGTGTTGAATGGTCAGAATCATGTAATTTGGTCAACAAATGTGTCAAACGTTGGATCCAACACTACTTCTAAACTCTTGGATTCTGGGAACCTTGTGCTTCGGGAGAACTCATCAGGAACAATTATATGGGAGAGTTTCCAGCATCCCTCAAATGCTTTGTTAACCAATATGAAGATTTCAACTAACAAAGTAACTGGTGAAAAAGTAAAACTAACATCATGGAGAAGCCCTTCTGATCCATCCACTGGTAGCTTTTCTATAAGTGTTGAACGTCTTAGTATACCTGAAGTGTTCATGTGGAATGAAACTCGTCCCTTCTGGCGCACGGGTCAATGGAATAAAAAGATCTTTACTGGGATGCCCTATATGAAAACGTATTATCTGGAAGGGGGACATGTTGGAGATGACGGGGAAGGAAATGTTGAATTCCATTACAAGGGAGTACAAGAGATTGGCTTCACAATCTATATTGTGAATTCAGCGGGCAATTATGAAGAGAGATGGTGGGATGGGGAGAGGAAAGAATGGGTAGTCACATGGAATAGTCATCAATTTGAGTGTGATGTTTATGGTGTGTGTGGACCTTTTGCAGTTTGTAATTCTGAAAGCTCACCTACATGCAGCTGTTTGAAAGGGTTTGAGCCAAGAAACAAAGAGGAATGGAATAGAAAAAACTGGACTAGTGGATGTTTCAGGAGAACACCTCTGCAGTGTGAAAGAGACAGCAACCAAAACAAAAGTGCAGATCATACAGAAGATGGATTTTTGGAAATGAAAATGGTCAAAGTTCCAGATTTTGCAGATGGGTCATCCCTCAGACTTCAACCAGACATGTGCAGAAGCCGATGTTTGGAAAATTGTTCATGCATTGCATACTCATATGATGCTGATATTGGTTGTATGTCTTGGACTGAGAATCTAATTGACATAACACAATTCTCAAACGGAGGACTTGATCTACATGTACGAGTAGCCTACACAGAACTTG agaaagagagaaacagGACAATCATCATTATTGTTACAGGGACAGTAGGAACTACCTTAATTCTCATTTGTGCATACATCATGTGGAAAAGGATTTCTACTGGCCACG TAGAGATCATCAAAAGATTCCTTCAGTTTAATGGAGGTGGAGCACCTCAAGAATATATAAATGACAATGCATTTGGTGATCTCTCACAAGTCAAACTCCAGGAGCTTTTAACAATTAGATTTGAAAATCTGGTAACCGCCACAAACAAATTTCACGCATCGAACAAACTAGGAGAGGGTGGTTTTGGTCCGGTCTACAAG GGGCAATTGAACGATGGCAGGGAAATTGCAGTTAAAAGACTTTCTAGAGCCTCTGGACAAGGTTTAGAAGAGTTCATGAATGAAGTTGTAGTCATTTCCAAGCTTCAACACCGCAATCTTGTGAGACTTCTTGGTTGTTGTATTGAAGGGGAGGAAAAAATGCTGATTTATGAGTACATGCCAAATAACAGTTTGGACAAATATATCTTTG ATCCATCAAAAGATAAGGTTCTTCATTGGAGAAAACGCTTTAGCATAATAGAAGGAGTTGCTCGAGGAATGCTTTATCTTCACAGAGACTCCAGGCTAAAAATCATCCACAGGGACTTGAAGGCAAGTAATATCTTGTTGGATGTGGAGCTAAATCCAAAGATATCTGACTTTGGTATGGCTAGAATCTTTGGTGGGAATGAGGATGAGGCAAACACTAAGAGAATCGTGGGAACATA TGGCTATATGTCTCCTGAGTATGCAATGCAAGGACTGTTCTCTGAAAAATCAGATGTGTTCAGTTTTGGGGTTTTGGTACTTGAGATTGTTAGTGGAAGACGAAATTCAAGCttttatgatgaagaaaattaTCTTACCCTTTTAGGATTT GCCTGGATACAGTGGACAGAAGACAACGTTCCCTCACTAATAAATCAAGGAATATATGATCCTAAgcttcataaatatttttataggtGCATACATATAGGACTTCTATGTGTCCAAGAATATGCAGCAGATAGGCCAAATATGGCTACTGTAATTTCTATGCTAAACAGTGAGATTCCGGATCTTCCTCCTCCAAGGAAACCTGCATTCATCCTGAGGGAAAATATGTTAAGTTCACTTTCCTATGTAAGAGGATATGACTTGAACTCCCTCAACTCTATCAGTATTTCGGACATACATGGCAGATAG